In Deltaproteobacteria bacterium, the genomic stretch GGCGCCGAGGAGCTGCACGAGCTGCACGCGGCGGTCTTCGACGTCATGTACGCGACCTCGACCAAGTACAACGATCGTCCCGAGCTGAGCCCGCGGCCCTACGACGCCGCGCGCGACGGCATGGTCATCGGCGAGGGCGCGGGCACGCTGGTGCTCGAGGAGTACGAGCACGCCGTGCGACGCGGCGCTCGCATCCACGCCGAGCTCGTCGGCTGGGGCACCAACTGCGACGGCATGCACGCGACCTCGCCCTCGGTCGATGGCATGGCCGGCGCGATCCAGCGGGCGCTGCAGGACGCCGGGCTGTCGCCCGACGCGATCGACTACGTCAACGGCCACGGCACCGCCACCGAGCTCGGCGACATCGCCGAGACCCACGCGACCGCCCAGGTGCTGGGCACCGCGATGCCGATCTCGTCGACCAAGAGCTACACCGGTCACACCCTCGGCGCCTGCGGAGCGATCGAGGCCTACGTCAGCATCGTGGCGATGCAGGACGGCTTCATGCCGCCGACCCGCAATCTCGACGAGGTCGATCCGCGTTGCGCCGTGCTCGACTACGTCCGCACCACCCGCGAGGCCCAGCTCGAGCGCGTGATGAGCAACAACTTCGCGTTCGGTGGCATCAACACCTCGCTCGTCTTCGCAAGGCCCCGATGAGCGCCGAGCACGACCTCGACGTGGTGGTGGTGGGCGCCGGGCCGGCGGGGGCCTGCGCGGCGACGCTGCTGGCCCAGGCGGGCCTTCGGGTTGGCGTGTTCGAGCGCGAGCGCTTCCCGCGGTTCCACATCGGCGAGTCGCTGCTGCCCTCGTGCGTGCCGGTGCTCGCGGCGATGGGCATCGACCTCGACGCCGGTGGCTACCTGCGCAAGCAGGGCGCCGAGTTCTACGACGAGCGCACCGGCGAGTACGCCTACTTCGCGTTCGCCGACGCGTTGCCGGGGCTGCCGCACCACGCGTATCAGGTCGATCGCGCGTCGTTCGACGATGCGCTCGCGGCCGCGGCGCTCGAGGCCGGGGCGTCCGTCGAGTTCGGCGTCACCGTACTCGCGCACGCGATCGACGATCGCGGCGTGGAGCTGCAGCTGGTGCCGACGCCCGAGGGGCTCGGCCCCGACGAGGGCCACGTACGCGGCGGTCGCTCGCGCGGCGTGCCCTCGCGCGCGGCGGCTCGCACCGTGCGCGCGCGCTATCTCGTGGACGCCAGTGGTCGTCGTGGGCTGACCTCACGGGGCGGGCGTGAGCATGATCGTGTGCCCGGGCTCGGCAAGGCCGCCAGCTTCCTGCACTTCGAGGGGCTCGGCGACGCCGCATGGGCCGAGCTCGCGCCGCGCGGCGACGTCAAGGTGCTGCGCATGCCCGACGGGTGGATCTGGGCCATCCCGCTGGCGGATCGTCGGCTCTCGGTCGGCTTGGTCTCGCGCGCAGGCGCACCCGACGACGCCGATGTCGCGCGCGAGCTCGCGGGCTCGCCGATGCTCACGCGCTTGACCGCGGGCGCTCGACGCTCGTCGCTGCGCGCAATCGCCGACTACAGCTACGTCAATCGCAGCCCCCACGGCGCGCGCTTCGTGGCGATCGGTGACGCCGCCGGCTTCCTCGATCCGGTGTTCTCCTCGGGCGTCGCGATCGCGTTGTCATCGGCGCAGCGCATGGCCGCGCACGTCGTGGCCGCGTTCGTCGACGACGCCATGCTGGCGTCGCCGACACTGATGGAGCCCCACCGTGCCGCCCTGGCAGTGGCGTACCGCACCTTCCACTGCTTCGCGCATCGTTTCTACAACGGGCGGCTCATCGACAACCTGTTGCTCGGGGAGGCCCCCGACGCCAACATGCGCGCCGGCCTCATCTCGATCCTCGCAGGCGACATCTGGCGCGACGACAACCGCTTCCAGCGCGCGGTGCTGAGCGCGACGCGGCACGAGCTGCCGGTGATGCCCTGGGCCGACGCACGTTGATCGCCGCGGTGCTACCGTGGGCGCCGCCGATGACCTCGATCCTCGAGCCGATGATCCTTCGCACGGGCCTGCGCGCGAGCAATCGCGTGGTGCTGGCGCCGATGACCAACAAGCAGAGCCACGACGACGGCACGCTGTCCGACGACGAACTCGCGTGGTTGTGCAGTCGCGCCGAGGGTGGCTTCGGCACCGTGATGACGTGTGCCGCCCACGTCGCGAAGGACGGGCAGGGCTGGCAGGGTGAGCTCGGCATCTTCGAGGACGCACAGCTGCCGGGCCTACGGCGACTGGCCAACGCGCTGCGCGAACGTGGTGCGGCCTCGGTGGTGCAGATCTTCCACGGCGGCGTGCGGGCCGATCCCGAGTTCAGCGGCGTGCAGCCGTGGAGCGCGAGCGAAGGCGAAGGCGCGCGGGCGGCCACGCCCGAGGACCTGGCGCGGGTCGTGGAGCAGTTCGCCGACGCAGCCGCGCGGGCACAGATGGCCGGCTTCGACGGCGTCGAGCTGCACGGCGCGCACGGCTATCTCTTCACGCAGTTCCTGAGTGCGACCGGCAACCGCCGCGCCGACGCTTGGGGCGGCCCGCTCGAGCACCGCGCACGTCTGCTGCGCGACGCCACGCGGGCCGTGCGGGCCCGTGTGCGTCGCGACTTCACCGTCGGCGTGCGTCTGTCGCCGGAGGACTTCGGCAACGCCAAGGGCATCGATGTCGACGAGACGGTCCAGGTCGCGCGCTGGCTCGCCGAGGACGGCGTCGACTTCGTGCACCTTTCGCTGTGGCGCTCGCAGCTCAACACCCGCAAGCACCCCGACGTGCATGCGCTCGAGCTGTTTCGCCCGGCGCTGCCGCCCGATGTCGCGGTGTTCGTCGCCGGCGGCGTCTGGACCCGCGACGAGGCCCAGGCGCTCATCGATCGCGGCGCCGACGCGGTCGCCTTGGGGCGCTCCGCGATCGTCAACCGCGACTGGGCCCACGCGATCGTCGACCCCGCGTGGGCACCGACGCGCCCACCGGTCACCATCGTGCAGCTGCGCGAGGCCGGTCTCAGTCCTCGCTTCGCCGAGTACATGCGCATCTGGAAGGACTTCGTGCGCGACGCATGATGGCGCGCACGGCCTCGGCTCACGGCGAGCCGTTCGTCGAGGTATGGCGGTGTCGAGCGCCGGTGCGGTGCGCTCAGCCGATCGACACGTACTTCACGTCGACGTACTCCTCGACGCCCCACTTGCCGCCCTCGCGGCCCCAGCCCGAGGCCTTGGCGCCACCGAAGGGCGCCTGCGCGTTCGAGACCGCCGCGTCGTTGAGACCGACGATGCCGCACTCGAGGCCCTCGGCGACCCGCAGCGCCCGTGCGAGGTCGCGGGTGTAGGCATAGGCCGCGAGGCCATACGGTGTGTCGTTGGCGAGCGCGAGCGCCTCGGCCTCGTCATCGAACGCCTGCACCGCGACCACCGGTCCGAAGGTCTCTTCGCGGGCGATTGCCATCGCGGGCGTGAGCCCGGTGATGAGCGTGGGCTCGCAGAAGCGCCGCACGAGCTGGGCGCGCGGCTGCACGATGTGGCCGCCGGTGACGAGCGCCCCGCCGTGATCCCGGGCGTCGGTGACGTGGGTCTCGACCTTGTGGACCGCGTCGTCGTCGATGAGCGGGCCGATGTGCACGCCTTCGTCGAGGCCATGGCCCATGCGCAGGCTCGCCATCGCGGCCCGCAGCTTCGCGACGTAGGCGTCGTGCACGGCGGCGTGTACGTAGATGCGGTTGGGGCAGATGCAGGTCTGACCGGCATTGCGGAACTTCGCGACGATGGTGCCACGCACGGCCGCGTCGAGATCCGCGTCGTCGAACACCAACAGCGGCGCGAGTCCACCCAGCTCGAGCGAAAGCCGCGTCAGGTGCGTGGCCGCGCGGGCCACCAGCAGGCGGCCGACCTCGGTCGATCCGGTGAAGCTCAGCCGGCGCACGCGGGCATCGTCGAGCCACGCTCGACCGATCGCGTCGGCGTCGCCCGTGACGACGTTGATGACGCCGGGCGGGATGCCGACCGCCAGTGCGAGCTCGGCCAGCGCGAGTGCCGTCAGCGGCGCCTGCTCGGCCGGCTTCACCACCGCGGTGCAGCCCACCGCCAGCGCCGGCCCGAGCTTGCGCGTGATCATGGCAGCCGGGAAGTTCCACGGCGTGATCGCTGCGACGACCCCGAGCGCCTGTCGCATCACGATCATGCGCTTGTCGTTGCCCGCCTGCGGTTGGTACTCGCCCGTGAGTCGTCGGCCCTCCTCGGCGGACCAGTCGATGAACGACGCCGCGTAGGCGATCTCGCCCATGGCTTCGGCCAGCGGCTTGCCCTGCTCGCGCGTGAGCTCGACGGCGAGCTGGCGCTGCTGCTGCAGCATCGCCGCTGCGAAGCGACGCAGCAGATCGGCGCGCTCACCCGGCGGACGCGCACGCCAGCCGGGCAGTGCGGCGGCGGCGGCATCCACCGCTTCGCGGGCCTCGGCGGCGCCGTGGTAGGGCACCCACGCAACGGTCTCGTCGGTCGCGGGGTCGTCGACACGCAGGCTGGCCTCGCCCTCGGCGACGTGCTCGACGCCGATTCGGTTCGGCACCACCTTCGCGCCGGCGGGGGCGCGCTCTGGCTGCGCGCTCACGGCGAGGCCTCGGCCCGCAGATCGCGTTCGAACATGTACGCGCCCAGCGGCCACGGCTCGACCTTGCGACCGGGCTCGATCAGCGCGAGCACCTCGGCGCGGGTGCGGTTGGAGATCGCCGACACCAGCCGGAGCATGGGCTTGCGCGCGCGCGCGGTGCCGACCTCGGGGATGAAGTCGAGGATGCGCAGCGGCTGGTGGTAGTGATCGAGGTTGTCGCGGAAGTAGTCGCCGCGCTCCTGCAGTACCGCCGCGGCCTCACGGAACAGCCGCGCGAAGCTGTGCAGCTGCGCGAGGATGGGCCCGCGCAGACTCAGCTGTTCGCGCAGCCACCCGCGATCGAGGTGCTGGTCCCTCGCGTACGCGTGGAACCACAGGTTGTAGTAGTTGTGGATGTCGAACTCCCACTTCAGCGAGAACAGCCGTCGGCTGCCGAAGCAGGGGTAGAGGTCCCGGTACAGCGCCAGCGCGGCGTCGAAGCGGAACTGCACGAACGCGTCGAACAGCGCCACGTCGGCGGCCAGCTCGCCCTCGCTGGCGCCGGCGAGCTCACGCGCGATGAGCTCGCACGTGAGGTCGTTCTCGATGGCGATGAAGTCCGACCCGGGGCTGTAGAGCGGATCGCTGAAGGCATTGGCCTCGCCGACCCGAGACCATCGATCGGCGCCGAAGAACGACCCGCCGGTGTAGGGCACCTTCGCGAAACCCATCGCGTCGAGGCAGGTTGCTGGCGCCAGCAGCTCGCCTGCGGCGCGGTGCTCCTGCACGAACGCCCGCAGGCCCTCGGGGGTGCGCCACGCGTCGCGGAAGCGATCGGCCTCGCAGACCACGCCGACGCTGGTGACCCCGCGCGCGATCGGGATGAACCAGATCCAGTAGCCGGCGTACATGAAGTGCACCGTCGAGATCGTGCGACTGGTGTGGCGCACGCGCGCGCGCCAGGCTGGGGTCCCCGCGTCGTCGAGATCGGCGACGCCGGTGAAGCGTCCCCATGCGGCCGCGAGCCGGTGGCCGGTGTCACCGCGGTGCTCGCCGAGCGCCCGCGCGTGCAGACGCGCGCGCCCGCTGGCGTCGACGAGCCAGCGCGCCTTGACGGTGCGCTCGCGATCGCCGTCGCGCACGGTGAAGCCATGCCGCGCGCCGTCGCGGCCGGGCTGCAGGCCGCTCACCGTGACGCCGACCTGCACGTCGACGCCGTCCTCGCGGTTCATGCGTCGCAGGTCGGCGTCGAGTCGCTGACGATCGAGCTGGAAGCCGGGATGGTAGGGCAGCGCGTCGGTGCCGATCTCGCCCAGGCGCACCAGCTCGGCGTTGCGGTCGGCGTCGTCGAAGAAGAACCGCACGCCGTTCTTCGGCAGGTGGTTCTGGTAAAGGTAGTTGGTGAGCCCGAGTCGACGCGTGAGGTAGTTCGCGGCGATCTCGACGGTCGACTCGCCGACCTTGAAGCCGCCGTCGTCGTCGCGCTCGAACAGGCCGACCGAAAGCTGTGGCAGCGTGCGTCGCAGCTGCCGCGCGAGTGTGGCGCCTGCGAGTCCGCCACCGACGATTGCGACGTCGAGCTCCATGCCGAACCCTCGCAGTCTACTCCACCGCTGCACCCGCAGCCGCGGCGAAGATCACCGTGCCGCTGGCGCACGCCTCGTCGCCGCACGACACACGGAAGTCCACCTGCGCGCCGCGGCGCCGCAGCTCGACCTCGACGGCGTCGCCGGGTCGGATGGTGCGGGTGAACTTGACCCGCCGCGCTCGCCGCATGCCGCCCAGGCCCGGCCACGTGCGCGCCACCGTGCGGGCGACCAATTGCTCGAGCACGACCACCCCGGGTAGCACGGGGTCGCCCGGGAAGTGGCCGTCGAAGTAGGGCAGGGCGCCGTCGATCTCGAAGCGCACGCGCGTGTGCTGCTCGTCGCGTGACACCACCAGTGGCTCGAGCACGGCGGTGACGCCGAGCGCTGCGAGGGCGACGTTGCGCTCGAGCTTGCCACGGTCGTTGCGAGGCAGCGCCTCGGTACACACCACGCGCCGCGGCAGCGCGACCGCGTCGAAGCGCTCGGCCAGCGCCGCACGGACGGACGCGGGGTCCAGCGTCGTGGTCGCGACCAGCAGCCCGATCGCGTCGCCGCGGCCGTCGTGGGCGGGGAGCCGCAGCGCGTGGGCGTCGGTCACACCCGACAGCGCGAGCGCATGGGCGGTGACCTCGGTGAGTGCGACGCGGATGCCGGCGATCTTCAGGACGTCATCGACGCGGCCGAGGTGCACGAAGCCGTGCTCCGACATCGCGATGCGATCGGCGGTCGCGATCGGCAGCCCGTGGCCGCACCACGGCGACTGCACGTGCATGCGGCCGTCATCGTCGGCGCGGACGTGCACGCCCGGGAGCGGCACCCAGGGCGGATCATCGCGGTCGTGGACGCGACTGGCGATGCCGCCGGTCTCGCTCGACCCGAGCACCTCGGTGACCGCGATGCCGAGGTGCTCGCGCACCATCGTCGCGCATGCGGTGCCGAGCGGAGCGCCCGAGCTGACCACGCGGGCGAGGCCCGCGAAGGCGCCGCGCGCGAGCACGCTGCAGGCCCGCAGCTGCGCCGGCGTGGTCACCAGCACATCGCTGCCGTGGCGGGCGAGCGTCGCGACGATGGCCTCGGGCTGCAGCGGCATGGCCTCGGCCACGCTCGCCCCTGCGAGCGCCGGCGCGATCACGCCGAACAACAACCCGTAGATGTGATGCGGCGGCGGTGTGCACGTGATGCGGGAGGCCGGCCCGAGCCCCAGCTGCAGGGTGAGTGCGTGGGCCTCGGCGAGCAGCTCGTCGCCGGTCTTCGGCACTGCGAGCGGTGCGGTGGTGCTGCCCGAGGTGTAGAGCTCGACCGCGGGCGTGGCGATGCGTGCGAGCTGGGCGAGGTGTCCGTCGTCCGAGGCGAGCGCGGCGTCGTCGCGCACCGGTGCGAGTGCGGCGTCGTCGAGCACGACCGCGTGCGGGCCTGCGAGTGCGGCGATCGTCGCGGGCCGCAGGTTCGCGGGCAACCGCAGCCGCAGCTGGCGCGACCACGCCAGCGCCGCGCCGATCACGAAGGCGCGGCGCGAGGCGCAGGCCAGCACCACGGTATCGATCGCCGGCGACACCGTGAGAGCGTCGGCATCGCGCAGCAGTTGCGACCATCGCGAGTCCCCGTCGAGGCCGGCAACCCGCGCGTCGGGGTGCACCCAGCTCATGGGCCCACCGTCGCGGCGCCGAGCCGCAGTCGTCGGAGGATCCACTCGCCGGCCATCAATGCGCCGACCAAGGCATACGCGATGCCACCGCAGTAGGTCGCCCACCACTCGAACGGGGCCGCGATGGCGAGTGCGGCCGAGACCGCCGCGTTGGCGGCGAAGAAGCCGACCCACACCTTGGTCACGCCGCGGCACCACGCGACCCCGCGCGGTGGCAGGTCGGAGTGCTGCAGCCGTGCGAAGCGCTCGATCATCGGCATGGCACCACCGCGCAGCGTGCTGCCGAAGCTGACCAGCAGGCCGAGGTTGACGAACACGGGTACCCACAGCAGCAGGCCCGCGCGACCGCTGGCGGCGCTCGCGGCCGCGGCCACCAGCGTCGGGGCGAGCGGCGTGAAGGCTTCGCGCAGACCCGCCGCGCTGAGGTTGCGCGCGCGCAGCAGCGCCAGCGTGATCGACAGGCCCAGCAACGCCAGCGCCGTGGTGCGGATCGTCGTGCGGGTCATGCCAACGTACACGACCACCGGGTAGGCGATCATCACGATCACGGTGGCGACGCGTGCGATGCGGGCGAACACGGGGGGTGGGGCCGGCGATCTATACCAGGACCACGACCGCCCACGCGCGCTCGTGGTCGCGGGCCCACGCAGCCATCGAGACCCGCGCGCCCTGCCGCGCCGCGGCCCCGCCGGCGGTGTGGATCGTCGCGTGGTGGCGATCCAGCACGACGTCGAGCTCTTCGAGCGCGATGCCGTCGAGCACGCCGACACCCAGGGCCTTGAGCCAGGCCTCCTTCACCGCGAAGGTGGTCGCGAACGCGTCGCTGGGCCGCGCGGCCGCCCGGCAGCGATGGCGTTCCTGCGGTGTGAAGTAGCGCTCGGCGAACGCGGGGCTGCGCGCGAGCAGCCGCTCGAAGCGCGACAGGCCCACGACGTCGAGTCCGAGCCCGCCCACGCCCGCGAGGCTCACGCAGTGGCCCCCGGGTAGAGCGGCAGCAGCTCGTGACCCGGACGCAGCGCGCCGGTGTCGTCGTAGCGGCGATCGAGCTCGAGCCGGAGGTAGGTCTTGGCGTGGTCGTGCAGCCCGAACGACGTCGACAGGCACAGCTGACGGGCATCGACGCACTCGTAGCCCTCGCGCACGATGTCGTGGCCGTAGGTCACGAAGCCGCGCGGCTCGCCGTGCGCGACCGCCAGCAGCGACTCGGCGTGGGCGGTGGTGGCGGCACGCGCCCAGAGCAGCGCACCGAGCGTGCCGACGTCGATCATCTGCCACGGCTGCACGTCCTGGTAGCCGTCGTAGGTCAGCGCGTCGAAGGCGTGCAGCGAGCGCTCGGTCGCCCGCGGCGCGCCGTGGCAACAGACCACGCCGCACGGCGCGATCGCGAGCAGCGGCAGGCCGGCGAGGAACTCCACCGCGCGCGCGCGATCGGGCCCCAGCGAGTTCTCGAGCACCGCCGCTTCGTCGTCGTGGAACTTGCTGACCACCGGCCCGCCGACATGGGCGTGCTCATGGTTGCCGAGCAGGTAGATGACGTCGTGATCGCGCGCGTACTCCATCGCCTCGAGCAGCAGCATCGCGGACTCGTCGGGATAGAAACTGCCGAGGTGGTCGGGCCAGCGCTCGCGCGTGAGCTCGGGCGGTGGTCCGTGCACGAGGTCACCGCACAGCACCAGCCAGGCGCGGCGACCCGCGTCGAGCTCGCGGCGATGCAGCTGCAGCAGCGCGCGGAAGTCCGCGAGGTTGCCCTGCAGGTCGGTCGCAACCAACGCCACGCCCTCGGCGGGCAACGCTGCGACCTTGCGTCCCCACCACCCAGGCCCAGCTTCGGCCGCCGCGTTCACCAGCTCGGCTGCGCCTCCACGTCCTCGTCGGGCTCGTGGGACGCACCGCGCTCGCGGCGGAGCCTCTGCATCGCGTTGGCGACGTCCTTCTGCGCCTGCGCCATGCGGGGAGCCAGCTGGAGGTTGGTTTGGTTGAGCTTCTGGATGAACGGCGCGGTGATGGCCTGACGCTCGTCGACGACCGCGTACAGCTCGTCGAACACCGTCGCGAACTCGGGCTCGATGGCGCTCGACTCCGGCTGCTTCTGGGTGCGGTTGCCGGGCTTCACCGCCTTGGCTGCAGCCTCCGCATCGCCACGGCCCAGCCACTTGATGGTCTCCGCGATGACCTTCTCGGGGTCGCGTAGGAGCCCGTCGTAGGACTGCACGTGCACGCGATGGCGCCGTGTCACGATGTCGCGCACCAGCGAGAAGTTCTCGTGCCACCACTCGAGCACCGAGGGAATCCGCGGCGGCGGGGGCTGGCCGGTCTGCTCGAGCCGCTTGGCGTCTTCCATGTCGTAGAGGCGAGCGAGCGAGGCCTCGTACTCGCGCCACGGTCGCATGGTCGCGACCACGTGACCGATGAAGGCCCGATCGGTGCGTACCAGCCCGGGGATGAACACCTTGACGATGTGGTTCTCGACCTGCTCGGGGAAGAAGTAGTCGCCCGTGCGGGGGTGGGGATTGGTGGCCCAGTAGATGCCGCGCCGCAGGATCGACTCGTAGAAGCCGTCGGGGTTGGCGTCCTTGATCGTGTTCTCCCACACCCGTGGGAACGCCTCGCCGAACGGCTCGAAGCCCGCGCCGATGAGGATCTGCATCCACATCGAGGTCCCCGAACGCTTGGTGCCTGTCACGATGATCATGCGTCGCGGAGCCTCTCAGAAGGGGCAATCGATCGGGATGAAGGGATTCATCGAAGGGAACGCGCCGGGCTGGTACGTGTAGTACTGATTCGACAGCAGCACCCAGTGCTCGGCGATCGCATCGAGCTGTTCGCCGTCGA encodes the following:
- a CDS encoding beta-ketoacyl-ACP synthase, producing MSAPRRVVVTGMGVASPIGHDRATVVAALREARGGIVSKPEWGAYKGLWTRLAGEVVGLSFDYPRKATRTMGRVALLAVWATEQALADAGLEPESLAGMRVGISHGSTHGSSSSMKGPLERVFTQQTFEGMPSSAYFRFMSHTTAANLAIHFGVRGRVITTCSACTSGSQGIGYGYEAIKYGHEDLMLCGGAEELHELHAAVFDVMYATSTKYNDRPELSPRPYDAARDGMVIGEGAGTLVLEEYEHAVRRGARIHAELVGWGTNCDGMHATSPSVDGMAGAIQRALQDAGLSPDAIDYVNGHGTATELGDIAETHATAQVLGTAMPISSTKSYTGHTLGACGAIEAYVSIVAMQDGFMPPTRNLDEVDPRCAVLDYVRTTREAQLERVMSNNFAFGGINTSLVFARPR
- a CDS encoding tryptophan 7-halogenase: MSAEHDLDVVVVGAGPAGACAATLLAQAGLRVGVFERERFPRFHIGESLLPSCVPVLAAMGIDLDAGGYLRKQGAEFYDERTGEYAYFAFADALPGLPHHAYQVDRASFDDALAAAALEAGASVEFGVTVLAHAIDDRGVELQLVPTPEGLGPDEGHVRGGRSRGVPSRAAARTVRARYLVDASGRRGLTSRGGREHDRVPGLGKAASFLHFEGLGDAAWAELAPRGDVKVLRMPDGWIWAIPLADRRLSVGLVSRAGAPDDADVARELAGSPMLTRLTAGARRSSLRAIADYSYVNRSPHGARFVAIGDAAGFLDPVFSSGVAIALSSAQRMAAHVVAAFVDDAMLASPTLMEPHRAALAVAYRTFHCFAHRFYNGRLIDNLLLGEAPDANMRAGLISILAGDIWRDDNRFQRAVLSATRHELPVMPWADAR
- a CDS encoding NADH:flavin oxidoreductase, which gives rise to MTSILEPMILRTGLRASNRVVLAPMTNKQSHDDGTLSDDELAWLCSRAEGGFGTVMTCAAHVAKDGQGWQGELGIFEDAQLPGLRRLANALRERGAASVVQIFHGGVRADPEFSGVQPWSASEGEGARAATPEDLARVVEQFADAAARAQMAGFDGVELHGAHGYLFTQFLSATGNRRADAWGGPLEHRARLLRDATRAVRARVRRDFTVGVRLSPEDFGNAKGIDVDETVQVARWLAEDGVDFVHLSLWRSQLNTRKHPDVHALELFRPALPPDVAVFVAGGVWTRDEAQALIDRGADAVALGRSAIVNRDWAHAIVDPAWAPTRPPVTIVQLREAGLSPRFAEYMRIWKDFVRDA
- a CDS encoding NAD-dependent succinate-semialdehyde dehydrogenase, whose translation is MSAQPERAPAGAKVVPNRIGVEHVAEGEASLRVDDPATDETVAWVPYHGAAEAREAVDAAAAALPGWRARPPGERADLLRRFAAAMLQQQRQLAVELTREQGKPLAEAMGEIAYAASFIDWSAEEGRRLTGEYQPQAGNDKRMIVMRQALGVVAAITPWNFPAAMITRKLGPALAVGCTAVVKPAEQAPLTALALAELALAVGIPPGVINVVTGDADAIGRAWLDDARVRRLSFTGSTEVGRLLVARAATHLTRLSLELGGLAPLLVFDDADLDAAVRGTIVAKFRNAGQTCICPNRIYVHAAVHDAYVAKLRAAMASLRMGHGLDEGVHIGPLIDDDAVHKVETHVTDARDHGGALVTGGHIVQPRAQLVRRFCEPTLITGLTPAMAIAREETFGPVVAVQAFDDEAEALALANDTPYGLAAYAYTRDLARALRVAEGLECGIVGLNDAAVSNAQAPFGGAKASGWGREGGKWGVEEYVDVKYVSIG
- a CDS encoding NAD(P)/FAD-dependent oxidoreductase, with protein sequence MELDVAIVGGGLAGATLARQLRRTLPQLSVGLFERDDDGGFKVGESTVEIAANYLTRRLGLTNYLYQNHLPKNGVRFFFDDADRNAELVRLGEIGTDALPYHPGFQLDRQRLDADLRRMNREDGVDVQVGVTVSGLQPGRDGARHGFTVRDGDRERTVKARWLVDASGRARLHARALGEHRGDTGHRLAAAWGRFTGVADLDDAGTPAWRARVRHTSRTISTVHFMYAGYWIWFIPIARGVTSVGVVCEADRFRDAWRTPEGLRAFVQEHRAAGELLAPATCLDAMGFAKVPYTGGSFFGADRWSRVGEANAFSDPLYSPGSDFIAIENDLTCELIARELAGASEGELAADVALFDAFVQFRFDAALALYRDLYPCFGSRRLFSLKWEFDIHNYYNLWFHAYARDQHLDRGWLREQLSLRGPILAQLHSFARLFREAAAVLQERGDYFRDNLDHYHQPLRILDFIPEVGTARARKPMLRLVSAISNRTRAEVLALIEPGRKVEPWPLGAYMFERDLRAEASP
- a CDS encoding AMP-binding protein translates to MSWVHPDARVAGLDGDSRWSQLLRDADALTVSPAIDTVVLACASRRAFVIGAALAWSRQLRLRLPANLRPATIAALAGPHAVVLDDAALAPVRDDAALASDDGHLAQLARIATPAVELYTSGSTTAPLAVPKTGDELLAEAHALTLQLGLGPASRITCTPPPHHIYGLLFGVIAPALAGASVAEAMPLQPEAIVATLARHGSDVLVTTPAQLRACSVLARGAFAGLARVVSSGAPLGTACATMVREHLGIAVTEVLGSSETGGIASRVHDRDDPPWVPLPGVHVRADDDGRMHVQSPWCGHGLPIATADRIAMSEHGFVHLGRVDDVLKIAGIRVALTEVTAHALALSGVTDAHALRLPAHDGRGDAIGLLVATTTLDPASVRAALAERFDAVALPRRVVCTEALPRNDRGKLERNVALAALGVTAVLEPLVVSRDEQHTRVRFEIDGALPYFDGHFPGDPVLPGVVVLEQLVARTVARTWPGLGGMRRARRVKFTRTIRPGDAVEVELRRRGAQVDFRVSCGDEACASGTVIFAAAAGAAVE
- a CDS encoding 4'-phosphopantetheinyl transferase superfamily protein; protein product: MSLAGVGGLGLDVVGLSRFERLLARSPAFAERYFTPQERHRCRAAARPSDAFATTFAVKEAWLKALGVGVLDGIALEELDVVLDRHHATIHTAGGAAARQGARVSMAAWARDHERAWAVVVLV
- a CDS encoding metallophosphoesterase, coding for MNAAAEAGPGWWGRKVAALPAEGVALVATDLQGNLADFRALLQLHRRELDAGRRAWLVLCGDLVHGPPPELTRERWPDHLGSFYPDESAMLLLEAMEYARDHDVIYLLGNHEHAHVGGPVVSKFHDDEAAVLENSLGPDRARAVEFLAGLPLLAIAPCGVVCCHGAPRATERSLHAFDALTYDGYQDVQPWQMIDVGTLGALLWARAATTAHAESLLAVAHGEPRGFVTYGHDIVREGYECVDARQLCLSTSFGLHDHAKTYLRLELDRRYDDTGALRPGHELLPLYPGATA